The window GCTCGCGCATCCGGAGGTCGGGGCCCAGTTCCGCGCCTACCTCAAGACCCTGGAGCTCTAGCGGGCGCTGCCGCGGTCAGGGGCTCGAGGAAGCGGCGCAGTTCCTCGTCCTCGATGGGCGCGATCGGCAGATCGAAGGCGTCACGCAGGCGCTTCACCAGCGCCTGTGCCCACAGCGCGTTCCATACCAGACCCGAATGCAGGTCCGCGAGAACAGAGTTGTGCGGATCATCCCCGACGCTGTTCGTCACACGCAGCGCGGAGCCGATCTGCACTGTCTTGTAAGCCGGCTTGCCCTCGGCATTGCGCGAGCCCCAGTGCGTTTCGAACCAGGCCACGTCATCGAAATACGCCAGACGCTCATCGCCCTGGGCCAGCTGACGGATGGCGGCATTGAAGGCCTCGAGCGCGGACCGGATGTTGCGAGACTCCTTTGCCGATTGCCAGCGATCGGAGTTCGCAGGATCGTCCGCCTCGTTACCGATGCCCACCAGCAGGATGCGGGTGGCAGGGTGTGAAGCTTGGATCCGCCTGACTGCCGCACGGATCTCGCCGGCACAGAAGGCCGTGACCTTGCGCAGCTCCGGCGCATCAGGATCACTGGCCTGGAGGTCCAGCAGGCCCGCCCAGCTGTTGAGGCCAATGCGAATCACCACCACGCCACGCCTCCACCGCTCCGGCTCTTGGTCCATCAGAGCGACCAGGCGCGGCACCTGCCGGAAGCGACCTTGCATCAGATTTTTGCAGGCAGCGCCGGAGTTGGCGAAGTTGTAGAGA is drawn from Variovorax sp. PBS-H4 and contains these coding sequences:
- a CDS encoding SGNH/GDSL hydrolase family protein, with protein sequence MKRSARIAAGGLALAMAAGALVMALWSDGMPHDTPVRSAPASDAIPFAVLGDSNSHSYQDKAWFPPDSTERGGAFRARTFQWTEVLARLRGHQIDPGPWMRWGRPGVVALAREWMGLPGGRAPRKEDYLYNFANSGAACKNLMQGRFRQVPRLVALMDQEPERWRRGVVVIRIGLNSWAGLLDLQASDPDAPELRKVTAFCAGEIRAAVRRIQASHPATRILLVGIGNEADDPANSDRWQSAKESRNIRSALEAFNAAIRQLAQGDERLAYFDDVAWFETHWGSRNAEGKPAYKTVQIGSALRVTNSVGDDPHNSVLADLHSGLVWNALWAQALVKRLRDAFDLPIAPIEDEELRRFLEPLTAAAPARAPGS